One window of the Eucalyptus grandis isolate ANBG69807.140 chromosome 6, ASM1654582v1, whole genome shotgun sequence genome contains the following:
- the LOC104442137 gene encoding LOW QUALITY PROTEIN: golgin candidate 3 (The sequence of the model RefSeq protein was modified relative to this genomic sequence to represent the inferred CDS: inserted 1 base in 1 codon; deleted 2 bases in 1 codon), whose translation MLSPLANWRESLEKIALAVHDGGDDDDDDGEGLEIYRRSNGDASSVSDRRNSHGLAHPVLSRSPVANGYGSAHDSEIEQYEAEIKRLQESEAEIKALSVNYAALLKEKEDHISRLNKENGALKQNLDATVNGIRNESMRASINSTNALKEGNGQSPNQQHKLASQLKTRSSVNHGQNGTISRLDIAGNGTRHAGEHDGFWAKEKELADLLEEKNRSLAALQATHQLQIGELRTELGKERKRLATVDIELQEERKLNEAFQTKLQSLKDEKDKIFMEMNKVRNELNEKLLEIXRLQNGLDRHENKDVDGTFERLKRVIASLEKENIDLKAEKSELEVVLRTTRNSSTIKGAQSSVNEDVVPFGSSRERDELKQSLQKLENDLKETWKERDKALRELSRLKQHLLDKESEESEKMDEDRKVIEELRETNVAQKTQIMHLEKALNQAIANQDELRMNSSNETQKQKEIIEDLNKKIANYMSIVDGKNIELLNLQTALGQYYAEIEEKERLARDLALAREECARFSELLNNANKLVEVSGREKEEILDKLSQVERALIEGNNRVDKLEEDNAKLRRALEQSMTQLNRMSMDSDYLVDRRIVIKLLVTYFRRNHSKEVLDLMVRMLGFSDEDKQRIGAAQQGAGKGVVRGVLGIPGRLVGGILGGSSVETHANMASDNQSIADLWVDFLLKESDERERRDRDASTTNSAVDTSGKSPDAVGTTPRLPDNRTSAAAGAPPSFSRFSPSMSQGSSALPFQGNTRPPERYGSEFSTVSLYNSDSTSWTSRPFAG comes from the exons ATGCTGAGCCCTCTCGCGAACTGGAGGGAGAGCTTGGAGAAGATCGCCCTCGCCGTgcacgacggcggcgacgacgacgacgacgacggggAGGGGCTCGAGATCTACCGCCGGAGCAACGGGGACGCTTCCTCCGTCTCCGATCGGAGGAACTCGCACGGCCTCGCGCAT CCCGTCCTCTCGCGGTCCCCGGTGGCCAACGGATACGGCTCCGCTCACGATTCGGAG ATTGAGCAATACGAAGCAGAAATCAAAAGGCTACAAGAATCAGAAGCTGAAATAAAGGCCCTATCAGTAAATTATGCAGCTTTGCTAAAGGAAAAAGAG GATCATATTTCTAGACTGAACAAAGAAAATGGAGCATTGAAGCAGAATCTGGATGCAACTGTCAATGGTATTAGAAATGAAAGCATGAGAGCATCTATAAATAGCACAAATGCACTCAAG GAGGGTAATGGCCAATCACCAAACCAGCAACACAAACTTGCATCGCAATTGAAAACACGTTCCAGTGTAAATCATGGACAGAATGGTACTATCTCAAGACTGGACATTGCTGGCAATGGAACTAGGCATGCTGGAGAACACGACGGTTTTtgggcaaaagaaaag GAGCTTGCAGATTTGCTAGAAGAAAAAAACCGGTCCCTTGCAGCACTACAAGCTACTCACCAGTTACAAATTGGAGAACTCAGGACAGAACTGGGGAAGGAACGCAAAAGATTAGCAACTGTAGACATTGAATTGCAAG AGGAACGCAAGTTGAATGAAGCATTTCAGACCAAACTTCAGTCACTGAAGGATGAGAAGGATAAA ATTTTCATGGAGATGAATAAAGTGCGCAACGAATTGAATGAGAAATTATTAGAAA AAAGATTGCAAAATGGATTGGACAGGCATGAGAACAAGGATGTTGATGGGACTTTTGAGAGACTGAAAAGAGTGATTGCCTCCCTGgagaaggaaaatattgacCTCAAG gcGGAGAAAAGTGAACTTGAGGTTGTTTTGAGGACGACCAGGAACTCTTCAACTATCAAAGGAGCCCAAAGTAGTGTAAATGag GATGTAGTTCCCTTTGGAAGTTCTCGTGAAAGAGACGAATTAAAGCAGTCCCTGCAAAAATTGGAGAATGATTTGAAGGAAACATGGAAAGAGAGGGACAAAGCATTGCGAGAATTGAGCCGGCTTAAACAACACTTGTTGGATAAG GAATCTGAAGAATCAGAAAAGATGGATGAGGACAGAAAAGTAATTGAAGAATTGCGAGAGACCAATGTGGCTCAGAAAACTCAGATTATGCACCTTGAGAAAGCTCTTAACCAAGCAATAGCAAATCAGGATGAGTTGCGGATGAATAGTAGCAATGAAACTCAAAAGCAGAAGGAGATCATTGAAgacttgaataaaaaaattgcaaattacaTGAGCATTGTAGATGGCAAGAACATAGAGCTGCTGAATCTTCAGACTGCCCTTGGTCAGTATTATGCGGAAATTGAAGAGAAG GAACGTTTAGCAAGAGATCTGGCTTTGGCAAGAGAAGAATGTGCAAGATTCTCGGAGCTTTTGAAT AATGCAAACAAGTTGGTGGAGGTGTCCGgaagggagaaggaagaaattttggacaaactCTCTCAAGTTGAAAGGGCGCTGATTGAAGGGAATAACAGAGTAGACAAACTTGAGGAAGATAATGCAAAATTGCGGCGTGCACTTGAGCAGAGCATGACCCAACTTAATAGAATGTCCATGGATTCAGATTATCTAGTTGACAG GCGTATTGTGATCAAATTGCTTGTGACTTATTTCCGGAGAAATCACAGCAAAGAG GTTCTGGATCTTATGGTACGCATGCTTGGATTTTCAGATGAAGACAAACAGAGGATTGGTGCTGCACAACAAGGAGCTGGTAAAGGTGTAGTTCGGGGTGTCCTGGGTATTCCTGGCCGTCTAGTAGGAGGTATCTTGGGAGGAAGTTCGGTTGAAACGCATGCTAACATGGCATCTGACAATCAG TCCATTGCCGATCTTTGGGTTGATTTTCTTCTCAAAGAGTCTGATGAAAGGGAGAGAAGGGACCGTGACGCATCCACGACCAACTCTGCAGTTGATACTAGTGGAAAAAGTCCAGATGCAGTTGGCACTACTCCACGTTTACCAGATAACAGAACATCTGCAGCGGCTGGAGCCCCACCCAGTTTCTCAAGATTTAGCCCATCCATGAGCCAAGGCTCCAGTGCCCTGCCATTTCAGGGGAATACACGACCACCCGAACGCTACGGGTCTGAGTTCTCCACAGTTTCTCTATACAACTCGGATAGTACATCATGGACTTCTAGACCTTTTGCCGGATAA